One genomic window of Piliocolobus tephrosceles isolate RC106 chromosome 19, ASM277652v3, whole genome shotgun sequence includes the following:
- the HDHD5 gene encoding haloacid dehalogenase-like hydrolase domain-containing 5 isoform X1 gives MAVWGCVASLGAARRLCWRAARAAAGLPGRPFRRGYAVGPAQSPPTFGFLLDIDGVLVRGHRVIPAALEAFRRLMNSQGQLRVPVVFVTNAGNSLQHSKAQELSALLECEVDADQVILSHSPMKLFSEYHEKRMLVSGQGPVVENAQGLGFRNVVTMDELRMAFPLLDMVDLERRLKTTPLPRNDFPPIEGVLLLGEPVRWETSLQLIMDVLLSNGSPGTGLATPPYPHLPILASNMDLLWMAEAKMPRFGHGTFLLCLETIYQKVTGKELRYEGLMGKPSILTYQYAQDLIRRQAERRGWIAPIRKLYAVGDNPMSDIYGANLFHQYLQKATRDGAPEPGAGGPQQQQPSASQSCISILVCTGVYNPRNPQSTEPVLGGGQPPFHGHRDLCFSPGLMEASHVVNDVNEAVQLVFRKEGWASE, from the exons ATGGCTGTGTGGGGCTGTGTGGCTTCGCTGGGCGCGGCGCGCAGGCTTTGCTGGCGGGCGGCGCGCGCGGCTGCGGGGCTCCCGGGCCGCCCCTTCCGCAGGGGCTATGCTGTGGGCCCAGCTCAG AGCCCGCCCACCTTTGGGTTCCTGTTGGACATCGATGGAGTGCTTGTGCGGGGCCACAGAGTGATCCCTGCTGCTCTGGAAGCCTTCCGAAGGCTGATGAACTCCCAGGGGCAGCTGCGGGTGCCCGTGGTTTTTGTTACAAATGCTGGGAACAGCTTACAACACAGCAAAGCCCAGGAGCTGTCAGCCCTGCTGGAGTGCGAG GTGGATGCAGACCAAGTTATCCTCTCTCACAGCCCCATGAAGCTCTTCTCAGAGTACCATGAGAAGCGGATGCTGGTGTCTGGGCAGGGGCCCGTGGTAGAAAATGCCCAGGG GCTGGGCTTCCGAAATGTTGTTACCATGGATGAGTTGCGGATGGCCTTCCCTCTGCTTGACATGGTGGACCTGGAGCGGCGGCTGAAGACCACG CCCCTCCCGAGGAATGACTTCCCCCCCATTGAAG GGGTGCTCCTCCTAGGGGAGCCGGTCCGCTGGGAGACCAGCCTGCAGCTGATCATGGATGTCCTCCTCAGCAACGGGAGCCCTGGGACTGGCCTGGCGAcacccccctacccccacctcccCATCCTGGCCAGCAACATGGATCTCCTGTGGATGGCTGAAGCCAAGATGCCCAG GTTTGGACATGGCACCTTTCTGCTGTGCCTGGAAACCATTTACCAGAAAGTGACGGGCAAGGAGCTGAGATACGAGGGCCTGATGGGCAAACCCAGCATCCTCACTTACCAGTACGCCCAGGACCTGATCAGACGACAGGCGGAGAGGCGGGGCTGGATCGCCCCCATCCGGAAGCTCTATGCTGTGGG TGACAACCCTATGTCTGACATATACGGCGCCAACCTGTTCCACCAGTACCTGCAGAAGGCGACGCGTGACGGGGCGCCAGAACCAGGGGCTGGGggcccacagcagcagcagccctcAGCAAGCCAGAGCTGCATCTCCATCCTGGTGTGCACAGGTGTCTACAATCCCAGGAACCCGCAGTCCACAGAGCCTGTCCTTGGAGGAGGGCAGCCTCCATTCCACGGGCACCGAGACTTATGCTTCAGTCCAGGGCTCATGGAGGCCTCCCACGTGGTGAATGACGTGAATGAGGCTGTGCAGCTGGTCTTCCGCAAGGAGGGCTGGGCTTCGGAGTGA
- the HDHD5 gene encoding haloacid dehalogenase-like hydrolase domain-containing 5 isoform X3 has translation MNSQGQLRVPVVFVTNAGNSLQHSKAQELSALLECEVDADQVILSHSPMKLFSEYHEKRMLVSGQGPVVENAQGLGFRNVVTMDELRMAFPLLDMVDLERRLKTTPLPRNDFPPIEGVLLLGEPVRWETSLQLIMDVLLSNGSPGTGLATPPYPHLPILASNMDLLWMAEAKMPRFGHGTFLLCLETIYQKVTGKELRYEGLMGKPSILTYQYAQDLIRRQAERRGWIAPIRKLYAVGDNPMSDIYGANLFHQYLQKATRDGAPEPGAGGPQQQQPSASQSCISILVCTGVYNPRNPQSTEPVLGGGQPPFHGHRDLCFSPGLMEASHVVNDVNEAVQLVFRKEGWASE, from the exons ATGAACTCCCAGGGGCAGCTGCGGGTGCCCGTGGTTTTTGTTACAAATGCTGGGAACAGCTTACAACACAGCAAAGCCCAGGAGCTGTCAGCCCTGCTGGAGTGCGAG GTGGATGCAGACCAAGTTATCCTCTCTCACAGCCCCATGAAGCTCTTCTCAGAGTACCATGAGAAGCGGATGCTGGTGTCTGGGCAGGGGCCCGTGGTAGAAAATGCCCAGGG GCTGGGCTTCCGAAATGTTGTTACCATGGATGAGTTGCGGATGGCCTTCCCTCTGCTTGACATGGTGGACCTGGAGCGGCGGCTGAAGACCACG CCCCTCCCGAGGAATGACTTCCCCCCCATTGAAG GGGTGCTCCTCCTAGGGGAGCCGGTCCGCTGGGAGACCAGCCTGCAGCTGATCATGGATGTCCTCCTCAGCAACGGGAGCCCTGGGACTGGCCTGGCGAcacccccctacccccacctcccCATCCTGGCCAGCAACATGGATCTCCTGTGGATGGCTGAAGCCAAGATGCCCAG GTTTGGACATGGCACCTTTCTGCTGTGCCTGGAAACCATTTACCAGAAAGTGACGGGCAAGGAGCTGAGATACGAGGGCCTGATGGGCAAACCCAGCATCCTCACTTACCAGTACGCCCAGGACCTGATCAGACGACAGGCGGAGAGGCGGGGCTGGATCGCCCCCATCCGGAAGCTCTATGCTGTGGG TGACAACCCTATGTCTGACATATACGGCGCCAACCTGTTCCACCAGTACCTGCAGAAGGCGACGCGTGACGGGGCGCCAGAACCAGGGGCTGGGggcccacagcagcagcagccctcAGCAAGCCAGAGCTGCATCTCCATCCTGGTGTGCACAGGTGTCTACAATCCCAGGAACCCGCAGTCCACAGAGCCTGTCCTTGGAGGAGGGCAGCCTCCATTCCACGGGCACCGAGACTTATGCTTCAGTCCAGGGCTCATGGAGGCCTCCCACGTGGTGAATGACGTGAATGAGGCTGTGCAGCTGGTCTTCCGCAAGGAGGGCTGGGCTTCGGAGTGA
- the HDHD5 gene encoding haloacid dehalogenase-like hydrolase domain-containing 5 isoform X2 has protein sequence MAVWGCVASLGAARRLCWRAARAAAGLPGRPFRRGYAVGPAQSPPTFGFLLDIDGVLVRGHRVIPAALEAFRRLMNSQGQLRVPVVFVTNAGNSLQHSKAQELSALLECEVDADQVILSHSPMKLFSEYHEKRMLVSGQGPVVENAQGLGFRNVVTMDELRMAFPLLDMVDLERRLKTTPLPRNDFPPIEGVLLLGEPVRWETSLQLIMDVLLSNGSPGTGLATPPYPHLPILASNMDLLWMAEAKMPRFGHGTFLLCLETIYQKVTGKELRYEGLMGKPSILTYQYAQDLIRRQAERRGWIAPIRKLYAVGTCRRRRVTGRQNQGLGAHSSSSPQQARAASPSWCAQVSTIPGTRSPQSLSLEEGSLHSTGTETYASVQGSWRPPTW, from the exons ATGGCTGTGTGGGGCTGTGTGGCTTCGCTGGGCGCGGCGCGCAGGCTTTGCTGGCGGGCGGCGCGCGCGGCTGCGGGGCTCCCGGGCCGCCCCTTCCGCAGGGGCTATGCTGTGGGCCCAGCTCAG AGCCCGCCCACCTTTGGGTTCCTGTTGGACATCGATGGAGTGCTTGTGCGGGGCCACAGAGTGATCCCTGCTGCTCTGGAAGCCTTCCGAAGGCTGATGAACTCCCAGGGGCAGCTGCGGGTGCCCGTGGTTTTTGTTACAAATGCTGGGAACAGCTTACAACACAGCAAAGCCCAGGAGCTGTCAGCCCTGCTGGAGTGCGAG GTGGATGCAGACCAAGTTATCCTCTCTCACAGCCCCATGAAGCTCTTCTCAGAGTACCATGAGAAGCGGATGCTGGTGTCTGGGCAGGGGCCCGTGGTAGAAAATGCCCAGGG GCTGGGCTTCCGAAATGTTGTTACCATGGATGAGTTGCGGATGGCCTTCCCTCTGCTTGACATGGTGGACCTGGAGCGGCGGCTGAAGACCACG CCCCTCCCGAGGAATGACTTCCCCCCCATTGAAG GGGTGCTCCTCCTAGGGGAGCCGGTCCGCTGGGAGACCAGCCTGCAGCTGATCATGGATGTCCTCCTCAGCAACGGGAGCCCTGGGACTGGCCTGGCGAcacccccctacccccacctcccCATCCTGGCCAGCAACATGGATCTCCTGTGGATGGCTGAAGCCAAGATGCCCAG GTTTGGACATGGCACCTTTCTGCTGTGCCTGGAAACCATTTACCAGAAAGTGACGGGCAAGGAGCTGAGATACGAGGGCCTGATGGGCAAACCCAGCATCCTCACTTACCAGTACGCCCAGGACCTGATCAGACGACAGGCGGAGAGGCGGGGCTGGATCGCCCCCATCCGGAAGCTCTATGCTGTGGG TACCTGCAGAAGGCGACGCGTGACGGGGCGCCAGAACCAGGGGCTGGGggcccacagcagcagcagccctcAGCAAGCCAGAGCTGCATCTCCATCCTGGTGTGCACAGGTGTCTACAATCCCAGGAACCCGCAGTCCACAGAGCCTGTCCTTGGAGGAGGGCAGCCTCCATTCCACGGGCACCGAGACTTATGCTTCAGTCCAGGGCTCATGGAGGCCTCCCACGTGGTGA